The proteins below come from a single Acidobacteriota bacterium genomic window:
- a CDS encoding ROK family protein produces the protein MTTEPTSPLYIGLDIEGKHLRAAVCDPTGQILTQRRQAVAATTFPELITLVGNTIQDLQAAESDSGTIIGVGFGVPGLVNLQTNQIESWSGFPGLSAVAIYDALLRATQLPTVIDNHSNVAAYGEWQCGVARGFRHIYYVDLGHRMGSSMILNGLMWRGSTGYAGEIGFTTIDLDGERTLESYVSGASIVRRVQKRLHRDRTSSLSRLSIPRDREMELEDVVNSARSGDELAQVVLERTGLYFGVGLSGIINLLNPELVVVGGIGMAAGDLLLKPVIAEAERRSYEPAFKQCRIVAAQLGINSGMIGAAMLARDSLC, from the coding sequence ATGACGACAGAACCGACTTCACCGCTTTACATCGGACTTGATATCGAAGGCAAACACCTCCGGGCTGCCGTGTGCGATCCAACCGGCCAGATTCTGACTCAGCGCCGGCAAGCTGTAGCGGCGACAACGTTTCCCGAACTCATTACCCTGGTCGGCAATACCATTCAGGATTTACAGGCGGCTGAAAGTGATTCGGGGACGATTATTGGCGTCGGATTTGGTGTGCCGGGATTGGTCAACCTGCAGACCAACCAAATTGAATCGTGGTCCGGGTTTCCGGGGTTATCCGCGGTTGCCATTTATGACGCTCTGTTGCGGGCGACCCAGTTACCCACGGTGATTGATAACCATAGTAACGTGGCGGCATATGGTGAGTGGCAGTGTGGTGTCGCCCGTGGATTTCGGCATATTTATTATGTGGATCTTGGTCACCGAATGGGGTCTTCCATGATTTTAAATGGACTGATGTGGCGAGGTTCGACGGGCTATGCCGGGGAAATCGGATTTACCACGATTGACCTGGATGGAGAGCGCACCCTGGAAAGTTATGTTTCGGGTGCCAGCATCGTTCGGCGGGTTCAAAAACGGCTGCATCGTGATCGGACCTCTTCACTTTCACGCCTGTCCATCCCCCGAGACCGGGAAATGGAACTCGAAGACGTGGTCAATTCAGCCCGGTCTGGTGATGAACTGGCCCAGGTCGTACTTGAACGAACCGGACTCTATTTTGGCGTTGGGTTATCCGGCATTATCAATTTGCTGAATCCGGAACTGGTCGTGGTCGGCGGTATCGGCATGGCGGCTGGTGACCTGCTACTCAAGCCAGTGATTGCCGAAGCGGAGCGCCGGTCATATGAACCAGCTTTCAAACAATGCCGAATCGTCGCTGCCCAACTTGGCATCAATTCCGGCATGATCGGGGCCGCAATGCTCGCCCGAGATAGTCTCTGCTAA
- a CDS encoding protein kinase translates to MDSAVSPINNGLLGTVLDEKYRLESKIGAGGFGTVYRATHLGLSQAVAVKILQTSITSPSPEDLTRFRQEGASTCRIKHPNAVTVYDFGMSSSGFAYLVMELLEGHSLVQELNLKGPLTPLRAAEILIPVCDVLAEAHAEGVIHRDIKPDNIFLHQTKRGEVVKVVDFGIAKLIDHTTTSGRQGTPTAGLIGTPAYMAPERLRNRPYDGKADVYSLGITLFQMLTGRLPFEATESGDLAAVILMQVTEEPPWLRDLNPAIPETVEAVVLKALHKNPATRPTPAELAQEFAKAVGVKIQASSGPMLIAGLSTASDFGMLPTTPAHPLIDTEAMTVIAPSTPLELPQTEVILGTPQIQNLETRPNAPAPVRLEDAAGTNLLVSTPSSGAPLETMPLASSAPLVTRPVQKPDTSSPTPTAVDTLVAVANTRRPLAYKLLLALLLLVGGLSIMVYRHFFMGQPTPTPVEIVVPTPPSAPSKPGDIQPGDPTLPEEPLPELDPKEAQGNGHPEFPDPAKPPTPPKTPTSSGSGQSTTERITVRDGDEVITIDTPKDPSAPPKSTSTVKKDSPKLTPEQREQIRQAKEWQIKSKWLEREIKRQMAIEAQKNRKRRPPEQPNN, encoded by the coding sequence ATGGATTCTGCTGTATCTCCAATCAATAACGGCTTGCTGGGAACGGTTCTGGACGAGAAATATCGCCTCGAATCGAAAATCGGCGCGGGTGGGTTTGGCACCGTGTATCGGGCCACACACCTTGGACTGAGTCAGGCCGTGGCGGTCAAAATCCTACAGACCTCGATTACCTCACCGTCCCCAGAGGATCTGACCCGATTTCGACAGGAAGGGGCCTCAACCTGTCGCATCAAACACCCCAATGCCGTGACGGTCTACGATTTTGGAATGTCCTCCTCGGGGTTTGCCTACCTGGTGATGGAGTTGCTTGAAGGGCACTCGCTGGTTCAGGAACTCAATCTTAAAGGCCCGCTCACGCCCTTGCGTGCCGCCGAAATTCTGATCCCAGTCTGTGATGTGCTGGCTGAAGCCCACGCCGAGGGCGTCATTCACCGCGACATTAAACCTGACAATATTTTCCTCCACCAGACCAAGCGCGGTGAAGTGGTCAAGGTCGTGGATTTTGGAATTGCCAAGTTGATTGACCACACGACCACGTCTGGCCGTCAGGGAACGCCAACCGCTGGCTTGATTGGTACACCCGCCTACATGGCGCCAGAACGTCTCCGGAATCGCCCCTATGACGGCAAAGCCGATGTGTATAGCCTGGGGATTACATTGTTTCAAATGCTGACCGGTCGGCTGCCGTTTGAAGCCACCGAAAGCGGTGATCTGGCGGCGGTGATTCTGATGCAGGTTACCGAGGAGCCTCCCTGGCTGCGCGATTTGAATCCAGCGATTCCAGAAACAGTTGAAGCTGTGGTGCTTAAAGCCCTGCACAAAAACCCGGCGACGCGCCCAACACCGGCGGAACTGGCGCAAGAATTTGCCAAGGCGGTTGGCGTGAAAATTCAGGCTTCCTCTGGGCCAATGCTGATCGCGGGACTAAGCACCGCCAGCGATTTTGGCATGCTCCCGACGACTCCGGCCCATCCGCTCATTGACACCGAAGCCATGACGGTGATTGCGCCCAGCACACCGCTTGAGCTGCCACAAACGGAAGTCATTCTGGGGACACCACAGATTCAAAACCTTGAGACCAGACCCAATGCCCCAGCTCCGGTCAGGTTGGAAGACGCGGCAGGCACCAACCTGCTTGTTTCAACCCCATCAAGCGGGGCCCCGTTGGAAACCATGCCGCTGGCATCGTCGGCGCCGCTGGTCACTCGCCCGGTCCAAAAGCCCGATACCAGTTCCCCCACCCCAACTGCCGTGGATACCCTGGTGGCCGTGGCAAACACCAGGCGGCCACTGGCTTACAAACTTTTGCTCGCGCTTCTGTTGCTGGTTGGTGGCTTGAGCATTATGGTCTATCGCCACTTTTTCATGGGCCAACCAACCCCAACACCAGTTGAGATTGTGGTTCCAACGCCACCGTCAGCCCCATCAAAGCCAGGAGATATCCAACCGGGCGACCCAACTTTGCCTGAGGAACCACTCCCTGAACTGGATCCGAAGGAAGCCCAGGGAAATGGCCACCCAGAATTTCCAGATCCGGCCAAACCACCGACACCTCCGAAAACGCCGACCTCCAGCGGCAGTGGCCAATCAACGACGGAACGCATTACAGTCAGAGATGGGGATGAAGTCATCACGATTGATACCCCGAAAGACCCATCGGCGCCTCCCAAATCAACCTCAACCGTGAAAAAGGATTCACCGAAACTGACACCTGAACAACGTGAACAAATCCGTCAGGCAAAAGAATGGCAAATAAAATCCAAATGGCTTGAACGGGAAATCAAGCGTCAGATGGCGATAGAAGCTCAGAAAAACCGAAAACGCCGACCACCTGAACAGCCAAATAACTAG
- a CDS encoding protein kinase, whose product MKQCPVCQKQYPDAIAFCSADGTELKLVSPDAAMTVAGVGPAPASITSPFEALVGQVIDGKVQIESVLGRGGMGAVYRARHLLLDRVVAVKVLRADLLGTQNLGDRFLREARTAARIEHPNIITVYDFGILGDGNAYLVMEYIQGQSLRELLKAQGALPISTTFQLVQQICAGVDAAHTKNIIHRDLKPENIMLKDNEQGDVLVKILDFGLAKLIESSDSIANLTGTGEILGTPAYMSPEHCDGGELDHRADIYSLGVIFYEMLTGQPPFRGRVVSVLSAHLTKKPEPPIQVNPHIPVDISDAIMHALEKEKDARPASVRKFFEQIEQAFARTRTQATRAIENTDTPVSAPLVSSSLAPPESFLTVQGNATPAALTITGPSFSSGNQSHSEHLETLPPVPPVAEEYPDAAAYVTIQSTEQVPIKDIPLIEERKAKAAVATQVLTTPATRAIDETTPLSAPTSLVVATSAGTGPVSQPNRWRPLAIGAVLLIGVGGAALGTMSLLSPGSSTNGTPLVKPPATTQPVDSGAPTTTVPPLSENGSSTTDPGSETGSPDKTGSTKPTTPVNATPDAGPDTTEVKTEPDTASPKPPPTTSTKPEPVAQKEEKKGFWGKVGGGIKKGLEKIAGKDDDKKKKDDKKKKDR is encoded by the coding sequence ATGAAACAGTGCCCGGTCTGTCAGAAACAGTATCCTGATGCTATTGCCTTCTGTTCCGCTGATGGGACAGAACTCAAGCTCGTCTCACCAGATGCCGCCATGACGGTGGCTGGTGTGGGCCCGGCTCCGGCTTCAATAACATCCCCCTTCGAAGCCCTGGTTGGCCAGGTCATTGACGGCAAAGTTCAGATTGAATCTGTCCTTGGGCGTGGGGGCATGGGGGCAGTCTATCGTGCCCGTCACCTCTTGCTGGATCGGGTCGTGGCCGTGAAAGTATTGCGCGCTGATTTGCTGGGCACTCAGAATCTGGGTGATCGGTTTCTGCGCGAGGCACGCACCGCCGCCCGGATCGAACATCCCAACATCATTACCGTCTATGATTTTGGGATCCTGGGCGATGGCAATGCCTATCTGGTTATGGAATATATTCAAGGCCAGTCGTTGCGTGAGTTATTAAAGGCTCAAGGCGCGCTTCCAATCTCCACTACATTTCAACTCGTTCAACAGATTTGCGCGGGTGTTGACGCCGCCCATACCAAAAACATCATTCACCGTGACCTGAAACCGGAAAACATCATGCTCAAAGACAATGAGCAGGGCGATGTCCTGGTGAAAATCCTCGATTTTGGACTGGCCAAACTGATTGAATCTTCAGACTCGATTGCCAATCTGACCGGGACGGGGGAAATTTTGGGGACTCCGGCCTATATGTCGCCGGAACATTGTGACGGTGGTGAACTCGACCACCGGGCCGATATTTACAGCCTGGGGGTGATTTTCTATGAAATGCTGACCGGGCAACCACCATTTCGGGGCCGAGTCGTCAGTGTGTTAAGCGCCCATCTGACCAAAAAACCCGAGCCGCCGATTCAGGTCAACCCACATATTCCAGTTGATATCAGCGATGCGATTATGCACGCGCTGGAAAAAGAAAAAGACGCGCGGCCAGCTTCAGTTCGAAAGTTCTTTGAGCAAATCGAGCAGGCATTTGCACGAACTCGAACCCAGGCGACCCGCGCCATCGAAAACACCGACACGCCAGTGTCGGCACCTCTGGTTTCGAGTTCACTCGCTCCGCCGGAATCATTTTTAACCGTTCAGGGAAACGCGACCCCCGCCGCACTCACCATCACCGGTCCCAGCTTTTCATCGGGCAACCAGTCCCACTCGGAGCATCTGGAGACACTGCCACCCGTGCCACCGGTGGCGGAGGAATATCCTGATGCCGCCGCCTATGTCACCATTCAATCAACCGAGCAAGTCCCCATCAAAGACATCCCTTTGATCGAGGAACGGAAAGCCAAAGCCGCCGTCGCCACTCAGGTTCTGACCACACCGGCCACCAGGGCAATTGATGAAACCACACCACTCAGTGCACCGACCAGCCTGGTAGTGGCCACCAGTGCTGGAACCGGACCAGTCAGCCAGCCAAACCGGTGGCGTCCCCTGGCCATCGGCGCCGTTCTCTTGATTGGGGTCGGAGGGGCAGCCCTGGGGACAATGTCGTTGCTCAGTCCAGGTTCTTCAACCAACGGTACGCCACTGGTAAAGCCACCGGCAACGACCCAACCAGTTGACTCTGGAGCGCCGACAACCACTGTGCCGCCTCTCTCTGAAAATGGGTCAAGCACAACAGATCCAGGAAGCGAGACCGGCTCACCAGACAAAACGGGATCAACCAAACCAACCACTCCAGTGAACGCCACCCCGGATGCCGGTCCAGATACCACCGAAGTCAAAACTGAACCCGATACGGCGTCACCGAAACCACCACCCACGACCAGCACCAAACCTGAACCGGTAGCCCAAAAAGAAGAAAAGAAAGGATTTTGGGGGAAAGTGGGCGGAGGGATCAAAAAGGGATTGGAAAAAATCGCCGGCAAAGACGATGACAAGAAAAAGAAAGATGACAAGAAAAAGAAAGACCGCTAG